Within Legionella birminghamensis, the genomic segment GGACGCAAAGCTTTATGAAATAGGAGCCGGTACCTCGGAAGTGAGACGAATGTTAATCGGTCGTGAACTTTTTAAAGAAACTGAATAAGGAAAAATACAAATGGATCAAAATGATGTTGTCATTGTTGCCGCGAAAAGAACACCCATGGGAGGAATGCTTGGTTCTTTATCCAGTTTAACTGCACCTGAGCTGGGTGCAATCGCCCATGCAGCTGCAATGGAGCAGGCCAATATCAACCCTGCAGAAATCGACCAGGTTATTTCCGGCTGTGTTTTACAGGCAGGTATTGGACAGGCGCCCGCCAGACAGGCAGCCATCAAAGCAGGTATTCCCCATTCAGCAGGTGCAACCACAGTGAACAAGATGTGTGGTTCCGGCATGAAATCAATTATGTTTGGCCATGACATGATTAAGGCTGGCTCTGCGAATGTTGTTCTTGCAAGCGGAATGGAAAGTATGAGTAATGCGCCCTATTTACTGGCCAAAGCACGCGCAGGTTATCGTTTAGGCCATGGTGAATTGAAAGATCACATGTTCCTTGATGGCCTGGAAGACGCTTATGAGCGCGGCCAATTAATGGGATGCTTTGCAGAAGCCACCGCCCAACACTTTCAATTTAGCCGTGCGGCGCAGGATGAATATGCAATCCGGTCACTCACCCGCGCCCTGCAGGCACAGCAGGATAACGCTTTCCGCGCAGAAATAGTTCCCGTGACGATCGCCGGACGCAAGGGAGATACCATTGTCTCCCAGGATGAGGGTCCAGATGAAAGCAAACTCTCCAAAATTTCTCAATTGAAGCCCGCTTTCAAAGCCGATGGAACTGTTACTGCCGCAAATTCAAGTTCAATTTCAGACGGCGCAGCCAGTATCATCATTACCAGCGCAGGACACGCGAAAAAGCTGGGTATGACGCCCCTGGCAAGAATTGCGGCCCAGGCAACCCATTCACAAGCACCGGAATGGTTCACCACAGCGCCTGTTGATGCAATCCGAAAAGTAATGAATAAAGCCGGATGGCGGCAGCACGATGTAGACCTGTTTGAGATTAACGAAGCCTTTGCAGTAGTTGCCATGGCAGCGATCACCCAGCTGGAACTGGATGATACCAAGGTTAATATTCATGGCGGCGCCTGCGCCCTCGGCCATCCCATCGGAGCTTCCGGCACACGCGTTATGGTTACGCTTTTGCACGCACTGCAAAGACAGCAGAAATCACGCGGTATAGCAGCGCTTTGCATTGGCGGCGGCGAAGGTATCGCAATGGCGATTGAGCTGCTTTAAACAGCTGTAGGTTGGGCTGCAAAGCCCAACCTAGTCTTATTAAGATGGAAAATTATGCTTAGACAAAGCCTTATCTATCTGGTGCTGACCATTCTCGTGGTGGTCTTTGCCAGATTTGCACATACCCTGATTCTTTATATTGATTTGTTTTACACTTATATCAATATAAAACTAACTCCCCTGTTCACCCATACGGGAGTTGGCGTGTTGATTCGTAAAATTATTCTGTTGACCTTTATACCTGTTATTATTGCATTGGTCCCTGCCTTGATTTACCGCCCAATTAAGGGGAAACCAATGCCATACTTTCTTGAATTAACCTGGTGTTTATGGCTGGTCATCGTACTTAGCAACATCCTGATACGTTAAGGTAAATCAATGGCTAAATTAAGCAGTCAAATTAACCCTGCAAGTAAAGAATTTAAAGAAAATGCTGCTGCGATGCAGTCACTGGTGGACAATTTGCAGAATACCATCCAGCAAATTGCTTTAGGCGGCGATGAAAATGCAAGGCTACGTCACCTGAAACACGGCAAACTACTCGCCCGGGAACGCTTACAGCAATTAATTGATCCAGGCAGCCCTTTTCTCGAATTATCTCAGCTCGCTGCCTATCAGGTGTACAAGGATAATATCCCGGCCGCGGGTATAAT encodes:
- a CDS encoding thiolase family protein, whose protein sequence is MDQNDVVIVAAKRTPMGGMLGSLSSLTAPELGAIAHAAAMEQANINPAEIDQVISGCVLQAGIGQAPARQAAIKAGIPHSAGATTVNKMCGSGMKSIMFGHDMIKAGSANVVLASGMESMSNAPYLLAKARAGYRLGHGELKDHMFLDGLEDAYERGQLMGCFAEATAQHFQFSRAAQDEYAIRSLTRALQAQQDNAFRAEIVPVTIAGRKGDTIVSQDEGPDESKLSKISQLKPAFKADGTVTAANSSSISDGAASIIITSAGHAKKLGMTPLARIAAQATHSQAPEWFTTAPVDAIRKVMNKAGWRQHDVDLFEINEAFAVVAMAAITQLELDDTKVNIHGGACALGHPIGASGTRVMVTLLHALQRQQKSRGIAALCIGGGEGIAMAIELL